The Pseudodesulfovibrio sediminis genome includes the window ACATCCGGCTACTGCCAGAACAACTACAACCAGCAACATTGCTGAAAATACTTTCACCCAAGGACTCCCTTTTGGTTTTCCGGATCAACCCGTCCTCAATACCATATACCTTTTTCACACACGCAAGGTCACAATATAAAAATCACTCGGCCCCGGTATTTCCCGTCAGACTTCTACTGGTAAAACCGAGCTTGGTCGAAACATCGCTCAACACGCCACAGTCTCTCAGCGCTTCTGTCGCCGCCGCGGCTATGGACTCGTCCGAAACGCCACGCTGTCTGGCGATGACCACAAGGCGGACAAAATACCGCCACTGGGACTCAATGCCTCCGGATTCGAAGCCGGCAGCGAGCATGGATCGAACCAGATCGTATCTGAAATCAATCTGTCCAAGATAGGAGAGCATCTCTGCCCCGACAAGAAAGGACTCCGGGGCCTGCCCTGAGAATTCTTCCACATAGGCAGTGACATCCTGACGGGGAACACCTCTGGACAACCCCTCGCCGACCACGATGAGCAGCGGTGCGGGAACAGGCTTCACATGGGCGGCAAGAAGGGATCTGGCAAAGTCATAATCGTCGACTTTCTTGTTCAGGACACGGACGATCAACGGGACCGCCACATGTTTGACCAATCCTTCAGCCAGCTTGTCTTCCAAAGGGGCAAGGGGAAGTTTCTTGTCACACGCGGTGAGCAACGGAAGGAGCAGGCTTACGCCAGCGTCCTTGTCCATGTCCCCTTCCTTGATCATGGTTCTCACATGATCAAGAACATCGGGGGCCACGCCACAATCCCTGGCACGACTGTTCATGTCTGCCAATGATTCCGTCGCTCCCACGACTGAGGATGTGCCTGCAACGATGAACAGGCTCAAAAGAAGAACCAGAAATAATTTATAGTACATGTTCCCTTTCAACATTCACAAAGACGATGGAATTCCTGTTGCCAAAGCCATCATCCATACTCAACGGCGCACCCGGATCGGGCACCAGCTTTTCCCCGTTCACAAGGAAAAGATATTCATGGTCTCCCTGAGGCAGCTCGGCTTCAAGCACCCATGCCTCGTCTGCCGGACTGTACCACATGACGGACCGCTCTGCACTCCAACCGTTGAAAGACCCGATGACGGCCACTGAAGAGGCCTGTCTGGCCGCATCGTTCAAGACGAAACGGACAGTACTCAACTGGATATGATTTTCAGGCACAGGCCCATCCATTTTAACCACGGTCAGGATCAGCAGGGCCATGGCTATGGTCAAGGCCGGTATGGCTTCCAGAGGTCTGACCTTGATGGCATGAGGCCGCATCATCCACACACGAACCCGTGTCCAGAGAGTCGCGCGTCGGGGTTCAAGCCGACTCATAACCTGCTGGGTAAGGCCCTCTGGCACGGCGGTTTCAGGCGCACGCCGAATATCTTCAATAATGGCTTTTTCCGTAAGGATTTTATTAGTTTCTTCAGTCATCATTACCCTCGTCAAATTGGTGGCGGATCATATCCAGCCCCCTGCTTACGCGCATCTTTGCGCCACTGACGGAAATCTCCAACGAAGTCGCTATCTCCTGCATTGAAAACTCGTATTTGTATCTAAGCATCAACGCTTCCCTATACTTTGTAGGCAGGGCCAGTACCATTTCAAAGGCTTTGCCCCCATCCAAACGATTTTCAATCGCCTTATGCGTGTCCTGGCCATCTCCTGGAGGAACCATGACTGACGCATCTTCCATGAAAACATGTTTATCGCGACCATTGCTGCGAAGCCAGTCGCGGGCCACATTCAGTGCAATCGAATATAACCATGGGAAAAACCGTTTTCCCAATTTAAATGAATCCAGTTTTTCATAGGCCTTTACAAAGGCTTCCTGTGAAAGATCGGCGGCAATGTCTCCATCACTCACCATGCGCAACATGAGATTAAACACCGGTCCCTTGTACTCACGCACCAAGAGACCAAATGCCTGGGTGTCCCCCAGAAGCACATCTTTCACAATTTCCGTTTCCCGTTTATCTCTCATTTACCCTTTCCAAACGGTCCTTTTTCTGGACCAAAACTCAATCTGCACCAATATATACTCTAATTTCCATCAAAAGGTCACATGACTTGCCCACATTGCACACGTAGGCTAAAAAGAGGCTTGCATCATGAAGGAGCATAGCACATGAACAACCATGAGAATACCATTCTCGACGCCATTTTCAACCGTCGCTCCATCCGGAAGTTCACGGATGAGCCGGTCACGCGAGACGAGATTCACACCATTCTGGATGCGGGTCGATGGGCCCCAAGCGGCCTGAACAACCAACCCTGGCGTTTCATGGTTATCACACGTGACACGTTGCGTCATGCCGATTTGGCAGAATGCACCAAATACGCCCATATCGTCCGTCAGTCTGCGGCCTGCATCTGCATCCTGCTCGACAAAACAGCCATGTACAGTGAGATGAAAGACCATCAGGGCGCCGGGGCCTGTACCCAGAACATGCTGCTCGCTGCCCACGCGCTGGGCCTGGGCGCGGTCTGGCTGGGCGAAATCGTCAATGACCAGAAAAAAACATTGGACGTACTTGGTCAATCCCCTGATACATACGAACTCCAGGTTGTCATCGCCCTGGGCCGCCCCGATCAGCAAGGCAGCTCCAACCGAAAAGACCTGTCCGAACTCATGCTGGAGGACTTTTAATGACCATCAAGACCTTTGCTCTGGGCCCGCTCCAGACCAACTGCTACGTGCTCTCTAACGATAGACAGGCCGTGGCTGTCGATCCGGGGGGTGACCCCGCTGCCGTGCTCGACTATCTCAAGGAAAACGGCCTGACCCTGACCCATATCCTGATCACGCACATGCATTTCGATCACACGGCCGGGAACAAGGCGTTGTCCGAGGCGACCGGCGCACCCGTGCTGTGCAACAAGGGGGACGCCCCCCTGCTCGACACGTGGCTCGGCAAAGGCGGCGACATGGGCCTTCCCGTTCTCGATCCCTATGAATGGGAGAATCTGGAACCGGGAGAAACCGAGTTCATCGGCCTGCCCTGCACCATTTTCTATACGCCGGGACACTCCGAAGGCAGTCTGACCTTTTATTTCCCTGATGCACAGACCGCCTTTGTCGGCGACCTCATCTTCTACCGCTCCATCGGGCGCACGGATTTTCCGGGCGGCAACCTCGATATACTCAAAAACTCGGTGCAGACCCATATTTTCACCCTGCCGGAGGACACCACTCTCCTGTCCGGCCATGGTCCGGAGACCTCGGTGGGTGACGAAAAGAATCACAACCCCTTTTTCGGAGGATTTTGATGGCCGATCCCGTCATCATAGATATTCGCGACAAGTGTTGAGGCGTAGGCATGGAGGTAGGTTGGTATCTCCGCTTCGCCAGGACAGACCGCATCGAGGCCCTGGTGTCCATCAAGGCCGGTGCTCAGGTGCGCCATGAGGTCCACACTTTCCCTGATTGGCATTTCGAGTTCGAAGAACATGACGATCACGTTCGGGCCATCATGACCCGCAAGCAACCCGTCTACGACAAGGAGTCCGTGTGAACAAAGCCATCGTATTCGCCTGCAGCCATCGGCGGGGCGGCAACTCGGACCGGGCTGCCCGACTCCTGGCCCAAGGAATAACCGAGGCAGGCGGCGAAGCCGAAGTCCTGTATGTCCGCAACCGCGAAATCATGCATTGCCTGGCCTGTGGATACTGCGACAAGGCAAACAAGGTTCAGGGGCAACGGCGCTGTGTACTCGGGGCCAAAGACGAGGCATGGGACCTGTTCCAGCACTTTTTCTCCTCCCCCTGCATCCTTTTTGCGTCACCCGTCTATTTCTATCATCTCCCGTCGAGGTTCAAGACCTGGATCGACCGGGGGCAACAATACTGGCAGGCCCGTCTGGACAAGGAGCCTTGGATAGCCTCCCTGCCCAAACGCACGGCGCACGCGGTGCTGGTGGCCGGACAGCCTTCAGGAGACAAACTCTTTGAGGGAGCGCGCCTGACCATCAAGTACTTTGTCCAGAATTTCAACATGGACCTGGCCGACCCGCTGGTCTTCCGTGGAATAGATGACCGCAACGACCTGAAGGGACAGGAAACCTTTGAAGCGCAGGTCGTTGAGTTGGGTAAACAGGCCTGGGCTTCCTCCAGCTGATTCGATGCTCCACTTCTTTCAGTCCTGCGCGCACAAACTTGGATTGTCCGCCACACGGTGCCCTGTGTGCACATCCGTCATGCCAGACGCTTCCGAAAGCGTGTGCTCGGCATGCGCCCGGGAGATTGCCCCCCGCACCGGCGGCTACTGCCCTGCCTGCGGGACCGTGTCCGGGATTGCGGACGCGCCCCCGACCCAGTGCCCCGATTGCCGTCACTCTCCACCCCCATGGGACACGCTCATGTTCCACGGCATATACGAAGGCCTGCTCCGAGAACTTGTCATCAACTATAAATTCACAGGAAATATAGGGCAATCAACGCTTTTGGGGACCATGGTCTGCGAGACGTTTGCTCGCGCCCACGCACGGATTCCCGACTGCATCGTGCCTGTGCCGCTGCACACACGGAGGTTGCAAAAAAGAGGATTCAATCAAAGCTTGGAGTTATCGCGTTTGTTGAGTAGAAAGATCAACCGTCCGCTGCTGAGCCACGGATTGCACAGGGTGAGAAACACCCCGCCACAGACACGGCTCGGGCATCGGGAGCGACAGGAGAACATCAGGGATGCCTTTGTCGCGGACCGGGAACTAATCGAAGGGAAGAACATCCTGCTGGTGGACGACGTCTTCACCACAGGAGCAACCCTGTCTGAATGTGCCATCACATTGCGACGGGCCGGCGCTTCCGGAACAGACGTGCTCGTACTGGCGCGAGCAGTGCAGGACTAGACGCATAAAGCATGAGAGCTCTGCCGCGAGCTGTACTCATAAGGGCAGCAGAACCACCCTCTATCCACGAACGCGGAATCGCCTGACACAGCGCTGCTAGAAACGATATTTGAAATGCCAGTTGAAGAAGACCAGATCGAACGGCTCGTCAGACTCGAATTCCTTATAAAAATAGAGTTTCTTGTCCATATCCTTTCCACGGACCTGAAGAGGAATGCGTTTGACTACCTCGCGGTCCTTGGCAAGTACAAGGTACAAGCGTGTATCAGTAATCCTACCAAATGTTTCGAAATTTGTATTGCCTTGAATGACATAGGAACCGGGCTTAACCTGGTCCAGGCAGAAATTGAAACGAACAGGCCCCCCCTTGTTGCTTTTCTGCACCACGGTTTGGACATTGCTACAGGGCAGCTCTCCAGTGGGAATACCCTTCCCTGCACACCCTGCGAGCACAAAAGAAATCACAATCACAAAAAAGAACATCTTCAAACTTTGCACAATGATACCTCATGATTAAATTTGTGGGAATATACACAGGCCCCCCTCCTTTCACAAATTGAAAATCTATTTTTGCAGACCGTCATGTATTGATATTCCACTAAATAAAAGGATCAGCTTGCCCCGGTCAGGAAAAATCTTTAAAAAAGACGAATCGGGACTTGACTTCAACAGGGGGTGCGGCTAGGTTGCCTCCTCTTACGAATTGGAGGTTTTTATTATGTTTGCTATCATTGAGACCGGCGGAAAACAGTACCGCGTTGAAGAAGGTCTTGAACTTAATGTAGATTTGCTCAAGGCCGATGCGGGTAACAACCTCAGCATCGATTCCGTTCTCCTGGTCGAGAAAGACGGCGATACCAAGATTGGTGTTCCGTATGTCGAAGGTGCCAAGGTTGAATGCGAAGTTCTCGGTCACATCCGTGGCGAAAAGATCGTCGTCTTCCACAAGCTGCCTAAAAAGGACGCTCGCAAGACGCAGGGTCACCGCCAGGATTACACCCAACTTAAAGTCAAGTCCATCACGGCCTAGCGGTCAGGAAGGGAGGATAACATGGCTCATAAGAAAGCTGGTGGTAGTTCCAGAAACGGTCGCGACAGCGCCGGACAAAGACGTGGCGTGAAGATTTTCGGTGGTCAGGAAGTCGTAGCAGGCAACATCCTTGTTCGTCAGCTCGGCACCAAGTTCCACGCAGGCGAAGGCGTTGGCATCGGCAAGGATTACACCTTGTTTGCTCTGCGCGACGGCGTCGTCAAATACGAGAAGTACACTCGCAAGAAAGTCGTCAAGACTCGCGTGCTCGTACTGCCCTCCGAGGCCTAGTACTCGTCAAAAAGCAATTTCACCGGGCAGGGAGCGTTTCCGACGCTCTCTGCCCGTTTTGCTGTTTTCCTGCCGCAGACAAAGCGGCTGAGGTATTGATATGCGATTCGTAGATGAAGCGACCATCAAGGTATCGTCCGGCAAGGGCGGCAACGGCTGTGCAAGTCTCAGGCGTGAAGCCAACGTGCCCAAAGGCGGACCGGACGGCGGGGACGGCGGCAAAGGCGGCGACCTCATCTTCCGTGGTTCTTCACGTCTCATGACCCTGTACGATTTTCGTCTGAAGCGCATGTATGGCGCCAAGAACGGTCAGCAGGGAATGGGCCGCGACCGCTACGGCAAGGCTGCTGACGACCTGATCATCGATCTGCCCGTGGGCACCCTCGTCTATGAAGTCACCGAGGAAGAAGACGGCACGACCCATGAAAAGCTCATTGCCGACCTGGTGGAAGACGGCACCGCGATCACCATCTGCGAAGGCGGCAGAGGCGGACGTGGCAACCTGCATTTCAAATCCTCGACCAACCGGACTCCTCGTTATGCCGAGCCCGGCTTTCCCGGCGAGGAAAAGAAAATTCGCCTGGAGCTGAAGATTCTGGCCGATGTCGGTCTGCTGGGCCTCCCCTCTGCGGGCAAGTCCACATTCATTTCCAAAATTTCCGCTGCCCGCCCCAAGATCGCGGCCTATCCGTTCACCACGCTTGTGCCGAATCTCGGCGTCATCGAGGACGACGACTACAACCGCATGGTCATTGCCGACATCCCCGGCCTTATCGAAGGCGCTTCCGAGGGACGCGGCCTGGGCATCACCTTCCTCAAGCATGTGGAGCGCACCCGTTTTCTCGTGCACATTCTCGCTGTGGAAGACCTGAACCGTGAGGATCCCCTGGACGGCTATGAAATGCTGAACCAGGAACTCCGCGAATACAACGCTGAAATAGCTGAAAAAACGCAGATCAAGGTCATCAACAAGATTGATACGCTCTCGGATGAGGAGCTGGAAGAATTGAAAGCCACTGTCGCAGCCACAGGCGAAAAGGTGTTCTTCATCTCCGCCCTGCGCGGTGACGGTCTGGACGAGTTACTCGCAGAGATGTGGCACCAACTCTCCCTGCTTGAGATGCAGCCCGACGAGATCGAAGAGAATTAATTCTCCAGGCCGTTTCTATGATGGAAACGAATTCTGTTATCATACGATCTGTCTGATTGCCCTTCATTCAAAGACGATATAGTCCCGTAGAGTTCCCCAAGGCTCTCTTCCATTTCTGTAGAAAAACCCCGTGCCGCAGCATGGTTGTCAGCATCGGCTCCAGTGATCTCACCGGCACCGTTGATGACTGTGGTATCTTCGTGACCAGCAATACCCTGCACGTATGTAGAGGTGGTACGCAACTGATCCGGCCCATCCATTTTCACATCCACCCATTCTTTCGCATCAACAGACTCATGCGATACAGTTTTACCGTTCTCAAACACTTCTCGCTCATGACTCGATTCACGCAAGAGTCCCGGCGCGTCATTCTCGGTCAGGGCCCCACCTTTACGGAAGAGCTGACGGCGCTCCTTCTGCCGAAAAGAACTTTCCTTTGCCCCCTCGGTATCTTTCTGACGCATGACAAGCTCTCCGTCCTTGTACAACTCGTCAGTCCATGAAATTTCATAGGGCTTGTCCCCTTCTCCATAATCAGCAATCTTTTTTGCGGAGCTGTAGTTCGAGTCATTGATATGGTCAGCTACACCATCCAAAAATTGATCTGCCTCACTCCCGCTTGTAAGCAGCTTGCTACCAAGGAGTCCTACGGCTGTCTGCTGTCCCGCACCAAGATATTCCGCATCGCTCATTCCCAACATTTCAACAATACCAGCACGCCCTTCAAGGAAAGACGTGCCTGTCTCTTCTTCTACCATGGAGCCGTGGCTTCGCTTCACCAGTTCGCCCTTGTTGTACCAGGAGACATCAACAGACTGCTCCTGCTTACCGTCCGTCGAGGCCGCCTCATCCCGTTTGCGATCATCGAACCGTGCATCGCGAATCAACTCACCCTCGCTGTCGTAATCCTTGATCTGCACGATCAGATTTGACTCGTGTTTCATTTCTCGCGTACTTCGTTTCGGCATTCCGCCCACATCGTCATATGAGCGATTGGACTGCTGCGTGAAACGCCCCTCCTGTTCCACTGTGACTTCACGGGACAACTGCATGTTTTCGCCGTACTCCTTGAGCTCGGCAAAGTAATCCACAATATGCTTTTCAGAGGTCACACCACCGATAAGGTTATCCGCGTTCAGGTCCACTGCTTCAGCTCCCTGACTCATCAGGTTTTTTATAAAGATCAAGGCTCCCGTGTCCGGACGCTTACTATTCTTGGTCTGCAACAACATACTGTCATGCATCTCATACGTAAGCTGTCCATTCTCAAAATTTTGAATATCCCGAGTCATCACGGCCGAGGTCATGCCATTCTTGGTTTCACCTTCAGCGAGCTCCGTATGAATAGACTGGATCACCCGACCGGATGCATCATAGAATTCCGTATCCAAGATAGCCCCACTCTCACTGATGACACCGGTCACCGACTTGACAATCTCCCCATTTTTGAACTCTTCGATGGTCAAAGAGTCTCCGTCAATAGAGACTTTCTGTATATTACCGTTTTTGAGCGTAGAGGTTCCTTCCTTCAAATCCGAAGAGAGGCTCCAGTATGTCCCAGCCTCTTCATCCATACGACGATTGGCTTCACGAACCGCATTCAGGGATGTCTGATCGGCCTGAGCACGGCGAAACGCTTCATCGCTGATATGGACAACGTCCTGCTGCGAAGGAGGAGATATCTCCGTTTTCTTTTCTGAACGGGAAGCGGAGGAAGCAATTTGTAGTGAGGAAGAATATGCAGGATTGATGGCGTCCATGATGTATTCACCTTGAAAATGAGAAGTATCTCTGAAGACAGAAACGATTGCCACACTATGCCCATATCGGCATAACACCGGATTTCTTTACCCCTGAATATCGATTCATACATTATTCATTGCCCCTCTCTGGGATCAAGTCACTTCTTGCCACCTCCCCCCGGAGTGCTGTACTGTGCGCCCCATGATAAATCGTGAATCTCTGCTCACCGATATCCACCGTGTGGTGGTCAAGGTTGGAAGCGCAGTTATCACCACGGGAGACGGGCTGAATCATGCCGCCATCAACCAGCTGGCGGATCAGCTCGCGGCCCTGCGTGAGCAAGGTATGGAAATCGTTCTGGTCTCTTCCGGCGCCGTGGCTGCCGGACGCCAACGCATTTTCGAGCGCACCAGCAAGAAGAGCAAAAAATATACGGATATGGCTTCCCGCCAGGCAGCTTCGGCCATCGGCCAGGGACGACTCATGCACGACTATGACGAGGCCTTTGCCCGTCATGGTCTGGTCACCGCCCAGGTCCTGCTGACCCGTAACGGTCTCAAGGTCCGCGAACGTTTTCTCAACGCCCGCAACACCATGGAAAGACTCCTTGAGTGGGGCGTCATTCCCATTGTCAACGAGAACGACACGGTCTCCACTCGTGAGCTGGAGTTTGGTGACAACGACACACTCGGCGCCATGTGCATCGGACTTATCGGTGCGGATTTGTTCGTCAACCTGACATCGGCCGACGGTGTGTTCGACAAGAACCCGGACAATCACCCGGATGCCAAGGCCATGCCGACCATAGAAAAAATCGACGCCATGGATATCGAAACCATGTGCGACGGCACCACCTCTGTCGGCACCGGCGGCATGTACTCCAAATTGCGGGCAGCCCGACGGGCATCCCAGCTCGGCGTGCCCACGTTCATCGTATCCGGCAAGGGTGATTTCGACTTCATGACCGCCCTGCGCAGCACGGACAGAGGGACGCTGGTCATTCCCCGGGAGCATGCCGTTTCCAGCAAAAAATTCTGGCTCGCCTATCATGACGACCCGGCAGGGTCCATTGTCGTTGACAAGGGCGCGGCCGAAGCCCTGATGAGCAAGGGAAAATCCCTGCTCCCCATCGGCATAGCCAAGGTGGACGGTTGTTTTGATCAGGGAGCACTTGTCTTCATCAAGACACTGGACGGCGACGAACTCGGCGTCGGACTGACCAACTTTTCTTCGGATGAACTGTGCCGCATCAAGGGTAAACGTACCGGTGACCTTGATTCAATAATAGGCCACCAGACCTCCAACGAGGCCATTCACCGGGATAATATGCTGCTGGATGCGGCCATATAATGCGCAAACTCTATCTCGACAAGAATCTTCAGTATGTCTTCGCCGTCACCTTGATAGCCATTCTCGGTGTCTCTTCCATCATTCCTGCCTTGCCGGGCATCATTGAGGGACTTAACTTCACTCCGGCAACCATCGGGCTGACCATCGCGGTTTTCACCCTGCCCGGCGTCCTGCTCGCTCCAGTGGTGGGCATCCTGGCGGATCGTATAGGTCGCAAGATCATCCTGGTCCCATCGCTCATCATTTTCGGCATCTTCGGATTCAGCTGTTTTTTCGCTCAATCCATGACGCAACTGCTGGTTCTGCGATTTCTCCAAGGTATCGGAGCCGCGCCCCTTGGCGTCCTTTACGGCACCATCATTGGCGACCTCTACCAAGGCAAAGAACGCGCACAGGCCATGGGGTACAACGCCTCCGTCCTGTCCATGGGCACAGCCGGTTTTCCTGCGCTGGGCGGTTTTCTGGCCATGCTCGGCTGGAACTGGCCCTTCCTCCTGCCCCTGCTGGCCATCCCCCTCGGCCTGTCCATCATCAAGGGCATGGATTCTCCTGAACCCCAGAGCAAGGGCAGTCTCAAGGACTACCTCAAGGAAGCCTTAGACCAAATGAAAACACGACAGGCTCTGGCTCTTTTTGCCACAACCTGGCTCACCTTCATGATCCTCTACGGCCCTATCGTCACTTATGTACCCATCCTGCTGAGTCATAAATTTCAGGCTTCGCCCGCTTCCATCGGCATCGTCTTTCTGGTGGCATCAGGCTTCGCCGGGCTGGCCGCCTTCCAACTGGGCAGACTGGCCAATGTCTTCGGGCAGAAGATATTGCTGTCTGCCGCAGCCGTGCTCTATGGAGCGTCCATGCTTCTCATGCCCGAAGCACCGGGTCTGTGGAGCACCATCCCCCCGGTCATCTGCTTCGGCCTGGCCCAGGGCCTGAACATCCCCACCACCATGACCATGCTGACAACCATCGCTCCCATGGAACAACGCGGCGCATTCATGGCCGCAAACGGGCTGCTTCTGCGTCTGGCGCAAACCGTCGCGCCCCTGTTCATGGGGCTTATCTATGCCGTGCTCGGCATGACCGCCGTGTTCTGGAGTGGATTCCTTTTTGCCGTGGCGATTCTGATCCTTGCCATTTTCTACATACAGAATCCCAAAGCTGAATAGCGCCCCCTAATCCTGCGGGCGAAACACGCCGATAAGAAAGACAACCAAGGTGGTTGTCATGACTCGTTTACGTTCGCGATTACAACACAGGCTCAACCCGCTGCATATCTATTGCAGGCTGCGCACACTGGGCCTGACCCACAGCGTTGCCACAGCCATGAGCCGGTACTACGAACACATCCTCTATCGTCGTATGTTAGCCTGATGCCGACCTATCGCCTCTGACGCCACACGCGCAGCAGGCTACTGATTTCGATACATATTGATGAAATTATCCAGTGAGTTGCGCTGCCGTTCCATGTGCAAGACCCAGGCGTCCAGAATTTCCAACCCCTCCTGCGTGATGGAATAGACCCGCTTGGCCGGACCATCTCCTTCCGCATCCCACCGGGATTCGACCAATCCTTCATCATCCATCTGACGCAGATGCCGATAGATCATGCCAGGAGGCGCTTCATCACGCATGAATCCGTACTCCGCAATAGCCTGAATCAGCTGATATCCATAGGATTCTCCCCCTTTCAACGCCATGAGCAGAGAGGGCTGAACATATCTTTGCGGCTTGCTGCCACCAACTTTTTTTGACATTTCTGCAATGTCCTTCTTGACTATAGGTTCTTAAAGGATATATATGTTACAGACACAAGGGTTCATAAAGGCACAACGCCAAAGGAGATGAACATGAAGATATTTGTACGCGAACGTCGCAGGTCTGGCAAAGGCGAAAAAAAGCCCCGTTACCGTGTTGTCGGTGTTCAGGGGAGCGATCTCAAACTTTACGCCAAGCGCGTGCGCAAGTGCGAGCTTGACGAGATTGTGAAGCATACAGGTGCTGATGTCGTGCTGCTTGAGCGCGATGGAAAGGGTGACGCATCCGGTAGGTAGAGCAGTCTCATCCCAAATGAAAGGCCGGAAACACTATGTGTTTCCGGCCTTTTACGTTTACTGCCAGTTAGTCTTTATAAATAATGGTACCCACATGTTCGCCCCTGAGCGCGGCATGCAGATGTTCAGGATGACGCAAAACGTCGATAATCTGGAACGACTTCAACGTCTTGGCGTTCTTGAGGAAGGTCAGGACGGGGCGTTCCACGATGAGGTCTTCAAGGTCCATCTCGATCAGTTCGTCAACATGAATCTTGTCGAAAAACTTCATGGTATCGCGATCGCCCTTCTTCGGGTCATTCTCATACATACCCTTTTCGTCCTTCAAATAAATGAGGGACTTGGCACCGATGTTCTCGGCCAGCAGACAGGCACCGGAATCGGTGCGGTGAGGCGGAATGGAACCCAGCTCTGCCGGATGTTCGAAGAACCCATAAGGCGGGATACCGGTCGTGATGGGCAGGTAGCCCAGCTGGCAGTACATATGCAACTGCTCCAGATGATCACCGTGACCGATCATGGCACCACCGTGCTTGGCCAAAAGCACTGAAAGCATCTCGGCGTTCTGAGCCGAAACCTTATCGCCGAGCTTGGACAGGACACCGGTCGGCATACCGAGATCGATACCGATATTATAGACGTGGCGGGCACGCGTGCCACCACCACACATGAGCAGAATCTTGTGCTCTTCCTTGGCTTTGACCAACTCCTCCAGAATGGGAAACAGCGCCTTGGCACCACGATCCATTATGGACTGGCCGCCAATCTTGAGCACATGCACATCAGGCTGCATGCGGAAATAGTTCTCCGACTCCGTCTTCGCAAGCAATCCCTTGGCCACAAGGGATTCACCCAGCAACGGTGTATCGATGTGCAACCGGCCCTTCTCACCCTCTTCCTTGATAAGCTTACCCATGTAGATCCTCCGGGGAATTAGTTACTTGTTTGAGATTGATACTGTACGCGGCTGATCAAAAAAAACAAGTGGATGATAACAGATTGAAACTATGCTCATCAGAGCCGGATACAACGGCTAAATGGAAATCTTCCCTTTCCGCAACAGGTAGGCAAGGCAGATACCCACACCGAATGCCCAGGCCAGGTTGGCGGCCAAAGTGATGCCGAGCATGATGACAACGACAAAAAGATCCGACCGCGACTCCACATCCTGCAGCGTCAACGCCAGCTGTGAACCAGAGAAGAAGAGCAGCACACCCAGCACGCCCATGGGCAGCAGGTGCAGCACATTGACCGAGTCTGTTC containing:
- the obgE gene encoding GTPase ObgE; its protein translation is MRFVDEATIKVSSGKGGNGCASLRREANVPKGGPDGGDGGKGGDLIFRGSSRLMTLYDFRLKRMYGAKNGQQGMGRDRYGKAADDLIIDLPVGTLVYEVTEEEDGTTHEKLIADLVEDGTAITICEGGRGGRGNLHFKSSTNRTPRYAEPGFPGEEKKIRLELKILADVGLLGLPSAGKSTFISKISAARPKIAAYPFTTLVPNLGVIEDDDYNRMVIADIPGLIEGASEGRGLGITFLKHVERTRFLVHILAVEDLNREDPLDGYEMLNQELREYNAEIAEKTQIKVINKIDTLSDEELEELKATVAATGEKVFFISALRGDGLDELLAEMWHQLSLLEMQPDEIEEN
- a CDS encoding glycogen-binding domain-containing protein translates to MTEETNKILTEKAIIEDIRRAPETAVPEGLTQQVMSRLEPRRATLWTRVRVWMMRPHAIKVRPLEAIPALTIAMALLILTVVKMDGPVPENHIQLSTVRFVLNDAARQASSVAVIGSFNGWSAERSVMWYSPADEAWVLEAELPQGDHEYLFLVNGEKLVPDPGAPLSMDDGFGNRNSIVFVNVEREHVL
- a CDS encoding RNA polymerase sigma factor gives rise to the protein MRDKRETEIVKDVLLGDTQAFGLLVREYKGPVFNLMLRMVSDGDIAADLSQEAFVKAYEKLDSFKLGKRFFPWLYSIALNVARDWLRSNGRDKHVFMEDASVMVPPGDGQDTHKAIENRLDGGKAFEMVLALPTKYREALMLRYKYEFSMQEIATSLEISVSGAKMRVSRGLDMIRHQFDEGNDD
- a CDS encoding ComF family protein, producing MPDASESVCSACAREIAPRTGGYCPACGTVSGIADAPPTQCPDCRHSPPPWDTLMFHGIYEGLLRELVINYKFTGNIGQSTLLGTMVCETFARAHARIPDCIVPVPLHTRRLQKRGFNQSLELSRLLSRKINRPLLSHGLHRVRNTPPQTRLGHRERQENIRDAFVADRELIEGKNILLVDDVFTTGATLSECAITLRRAGASGTDVLVLARAVQD
- the rplU gene encoding 50S ribosomal protein L21, translated to MFAIIETGGKQYRVEEGLELNVDLLKADAGNNLSIDSVLLVEKDGDTKIGVPYVEGAKVECEVLGHIRGEKIVVFHKLPKKDARKTQGHRQDYTQLKVKSITA
- a CDS encoding flavodoxin family protein: MNKAIVFACSHRRGGNSDRAARLLAQGITEAGGEAEVLYVRNREIMHCLACGYCDKANKVQGQRRCVLGAKDEAWDLFQHFFSSPCILFASPVYFYHLPSRFKTWIDRGQQYWQARLDKEPWIASLPKRTAHAVLVAGQPSGDKLFEGARLTIKYFVQNFNMDLADPLVFRGIDDRNDLKGQETFEAQVVELGKQAWASSS
- a CDS encoding nitroreductase family protein is translated as MNNHENTILDAIFNRRSIRKFTDEPVTRDEIHTILDAGRWAPSGLNNQPWRFMVITRDTLRHADLAECTKYAHIVRQSAACICILLDKTAMYSEMKDHQGAGACTQNMLLAAHALGLGAVWLGEIVNDQKKTLDVLGQSPDTYELQVVIALGRPDQQGSSNRKDLSELMLEDF
- a CDS encoding MBL fold metallo-hydrolase yields the protein MTIKTFALGPLQTNCYVLSNDRQAVAVDPGGDPAAVLDYLKENGLTLTHILITHMHFDHTAGNKALSEATGAPVLCNKGDAPLLDTWLGKGGDMGLPVLDPYEWENLEPGETEFIGLPCTIFYTPGHSEGSLTFYFPDAQTAFVGDLIFYRSIGRTDFPGGNLDILKNSVQTHIFTLPEDTTLLSGHGPETSVGDEKNHNPFFGGF
- the rpmA gene encoding 50S ribosomal protein L27, with protein sequence MAHKKAGGSSRNGRDSAGQRRGVKIFGGQEVVAGNILVRQLGTKFHAGEGVGIGKDYTLFALRDGVVKYEKYTRKKVVKTRVLVLPSEA